The DNA region ACCGCATCAAAGGTGTATGGCGTTCCTATAGAATTGGTAACCAAAGAGATGCGGCGCAATGCCAAAACAGTCAACTTTGGCATCATTTACGGCATTTCGGCCTTTGGCCTGTCGGAGCGCCTGGGCATTCCGCGCAGCGAAGCCGCACAAATCATCAACAGCTACTTCAAGGAATATCCCGGCATCAAAGCCTACATGAACCGACAGATAGAATTTGCCAGGCAAAACGGTTATGTGGAAACCATGCTTGGCCGCCGGAGGTACCTCAGGGACATCAATGCCGCCAACAGCGTAGTGCGAGGTTTTGCCGAGCGCAACGCCATCAACGCACCCATTCAGGGCAGCTCGGCCGACATGATCAAGCTGGCCATGATCCGCATACACGCACAGATGAAACAATTGGGCATGCAGTCGAAAATGATTCTTCAGGTGCACGACGAATTGGTGTTCGACGCCCTGATCGAAGAGCTCGACGCACTCAAGCCATTGGTTGAGCAACATATGCGCGAAGCATTGCCACTTTCGGTGCCCGTTGTGGTGGAGATGAATACCGGAAACAACTGGCTTGAGGCACACTAAACCGGAGGGGATATGCTGAGCATCATGAGCGACGAATATTTTATGCGCGAGGCATTGCGCGAAGCAGCAAAGGCAGCCGAAGCCGGTGAGGTGCCCGTGGGAGCCGTGGTTGTGAGCAACGGAAAGATTATTGCCCGCGCCCACAATATGACCGAAACCCTCAACGATGCCACTGCCCATGCCGAGATGCTCGCCATCACCGCCGCCACAAACTACATCGGAGGTAAATATCTGGAAGAGTGCACCTTATATGTGAGCCTTGAACCCTGCCCCATGTGTGCATCGGCGCTCAACCTGTCGCAAATCGGAAAGATTGTCTGGGCTGCCGACGATCCCAAACGTGGTTTTTCGAGGTACAGCCCGCTGCTGCTCCATCCGAAAACAAAAGCCGAGAAGGGATTGATGGCCGAAGTGGCCGCCCGCTTGCTGACAGATTTCTTCAAAGCCCGACGTTAATTTTTTGACTTTAACAGCTGTTTGTTGATAAGTAATTAGGCTGGCGCTGATCCGGCAGACCTGTCAGGGCTAATTTTATCCACAGCCAGCAAGGGCGATAAACCACAGCACCTATGCCCGTTAAAAAACCTTCCTCCCCGAAGATTTTTGTGCTCGACACTTCGGTTATCCTCTACAACCACAACGCAATCAACACATTCGAAGAGCACGATGTGGCCATCCCGATCACAGTTTTCGAAGAGCTCGACAACTTCAAAAAAGGCAACGACAACAAAAACTACGAGGCCAGGGAGTTCATCCGGCTCATGGACCGCATTTCGGGCAAGACCACCATGAAAAACTGGAGACGCATCAACGGCCCGACCAAGGGACGCTTCAAAGTGCTGATGAACGAGATGAGCAAGCTCGATGCACGGCAGGTTTTCGGAGCCGACAAACCCGATCACCGCATCCTGAATGCTGCCATCAAACTGGCCGAGGACAATCCGGACCGCAAGGTGATCCTGGTTTC from Bacteroidota bacterium includes:
- a CDS encoding nucleoside deaminase yields the protein MMSDEYFMREALREAAKAAEAGEVPVGAVVVSNGKIIARAHNMTETLNDATAHAEMLAITAATNYIGGKYLEECTLYVSLEPCPMCASALNLSQIGKIVWAADDPKRGFSRYSPLLLHPKTKAEKGLMAEVAARLLTDFFKARR